In Gemmatimonadales bacterium, the following are encoded in one genomic region:
- the glmS gene encoding glutamine--fructose-6-phosphate transaminase (isomerizing), whose translation MCGIVGYIGPRQAAGLLVEGLRRLEYRGYDSSGIAVVNGSGLKIAKAAGKLSMLEQELERGIPSGTIGIGHTRWATHGAPTTPNAHPHTDQSGRIAVIHNGIIENSSAIRKALEQRGHAFNSETDTEVLAHLVGEFYQGNLEEAVANALRDVDGAYGLAFISSDEPDVLVAARKGSPLLVGVGENEFFVASDASPLLQYTRSVVYLDDGEMVVLTRDGYRVRNLETTRIEKPVNQLDWDLATIERNGYPHFMLKEICEQPESLCNTLRGHLLEEEGTARVSGLNLSDDDLKQVQRIIITACGTSWHSALIGEYMLEEMARVPVEVEYASEFRYRNPVVDQSTLVIGISQSGETADTLAAIREAKRRGARTVGLVNVVGSTIAREVDGGIYLHAGPEVGVASTKAFTSQVAALALVTLRMARLRNLSILQGRQFIQALRKLPEQIGEILERTSEVERLAHRFLGTTRNALYLGRGVNFPVALEGALKLKEISYIHAEGYPAAEMKHGPIALIDENMPVVFIAPRDAVHSKIVSNIEEVKARGGKVLALINAGDSEIERLADATFTIPETLDTLTPILTSIPLQLLSYYVAVSRGCNVDQPRNLAKSVTVE comes from the coding sequence ATGTGTGGCATCGTAGGATACATCGGACCCCGGCAGGCGGCGGGGCTGCTGGTCGAAGGGCTGCGGCGGCTGGAGTACCGGGGGTACGACTCCTCCGGCATCGCCGTGGTAAACGGCAGCGGTCTCAAGATCGCGAAGGCGGCGGGCAAGCTCTCGATGCTGGAGCAGGAGCTGGAGCGGGGCATCCCGTCCGGTACCATCGGCATCGGGCACACCCGCTGGGCCACGCACGGCGCTCCCACCACTCCCAACGCGCATCCCCACACCGATCAGTCGGGCCGGATCGCGGTCATCCACAACGGCATCATCGAGAACTCGAGCGCCATCCGGAAGGCGCTGGAGCAGCGCGGCCACGCCTTCAACTCCGAGACCGACACCGAGGTCCTGGCACACCTGGTGGGTGAGTTCTACCAGGGCAACCTGGAAGAGGCAGTGGCCAACGCGCTCCGGGACGTGGACGGGGCCTACGGCCTGGCGTTCATCTCCTCGGACGAGCCCGACGTCCTGGTAGCGGCCCGCAAGGGATCGCCGCTGCTGGTGGGCGTGGGCGAGAACGAGTTCTTCGTTGCCTCGGACGCATCCCCACTGCTGCAGTACACCCGCTCGGTGGTCTACCTGGACGATGGGGAGATGGTGGTGCTGACCCGCGACGGATACCGGGTCCGCAACCTGGAGACGACCCGGATCGAGAAGCCGGTGAACCAGCTCGACTGGGACCTGGCCACCATCGAGCGGAACGGGTATCCCCATTTCATGCTGAAGGAGATCTGCGAGCAGCCGGAGAGCCTCTGCAACACGCTCCGGGGCCACCTGCTCGAGGAAGAGGGCACCGCGCGGGTCAGCGGCCTCAACCTGAGCGACGACGATCTCAAACAGGTCCAGCGGATCATCATCACGGCGTGCGGCACCTCGTGGCACTCCGCGCTGATCGGCGAGTACATGCTGGAGGAGATGGCCCGGGTGCCGGTGGAGGTGGAATACGCCTCGGAGTTCCGCTACCGGAACCCGGTAGTCGACCAGAGCACGCTGGTGATCGGCATCTCCCAGTCGGGCGAGACGGCGGACACGCTGGCCGCCATCCGGGAAGCCAAGCGGCGGGGGGCGCGGACCGTGGGGCTGGTGAACGTGGTGGGCTCGACCATCGCGCGCGAGGTGGACGGCGGCATCTATCTCCACGCGGGGCCGGAGGTGGGGGTGGCCAGCACCAAGGCGTTCACCAGCCAGGTGGCGGCGCTGGCCCTGGTGACGCTTCGGATGGCGCGGCTGCGCAACCTCAGCATCCTCCAGGGGCGGCAGTTCATCCAGGCGTTGCGGAAGCTGCCCGAGCAGATCGGCGAGATCCTGGAGCGCACCTCGGAGGTCGAGCGGCTCGCGCACCGGTTCCTGGGCACCACCCGGAACGCGCTCTACCTGGGCCGGGGCGTCAACTTCCCGGTGGCCCTGGAAGGCGCGCTCAAGCTCAAGGAGATCTCCTACATCCACGCCGAGGGGTACCCGGCGGCGGAGATGAAGCACGGCCCGATCGCGCTGATCGACGAGAACATGCCGGTGGTATTCATCGCCCCGCGCGACGCGGTGCACTCCAAGATCGTGTCGAACATCGAGGAGGTAAAGGCGCGGGGCGGGAAGGTGCTCGCGCTGATCAACGCGGGGGACAGCGAGATCGAGCGGCTGGCGGATGCGACGTTCACCATCCCGGAGACGCTGGATACGCTGACGCCGATCCTGACCAGCATCCCGCTCCAGCTCTTGTCGTACTACGTGGCGGTGTCGCGGGGGTGCAACGTGGACCAGCCGAGGAACTTGGCGAAGTCGGTGACGGTGGAGTAA
- a CDS encoding MBL fold metallo-hydrolase, with the protein MALKQQLAFAGRYARNAVTHRSPAPPVLPALHHPSPGTWANDALTVSWLGHATVLINFLGDWLLTDPVLEQRIGIGRGFAKLGPRRLIQPALRARELPRLNAVLLSHAHMDHTDLGTLARLPRSTPVVVQPGNRDLVRRFRSVHELAWGSSAEIGDLRLESVEVRHWGARMITDRHRGYGGYLVEKAGRRVVFAGDTAYTDAFARLREHGPVDLAILPIGAYDPWIYNHASPEEAWRMARMLGAEYVLPVHHSTFRLSREPVDEPLERLLAAAGEERWRVVGREVGATWRMPREE; encoded by the coding sequence ATGGCACTCAAACAGCAGCTCGCATTCGCGGGCAGGTACGCGCGCAATGCGGTGACCCACCGGTCCCCCGCACCGCCCGTCCTCCCGGCGCTGCACCACCCGAGCCCCGGCACCTGGGCGAACGACGCGCTCACGGTCTCCTGGCTCGGCCATGCGACCGTCCTGATCAACTTCCTGGGCGACTGGCTGCTCACCGACCCCGTCCTGGAGCAGCGCATCGGGATCGGCAGAGGGTTCGCCAAGCTGGGCCCCCGGCGGCTCATTCAGCCCGCGCTCCGGGCGCGCGAGCTGCCACGGCTCAACGCGGTCCTGCTCTCCCACGCCCACATGGACCACACCGACCTCGGCACCCTCGCCCGGCTGCCCCGAAGCACGCCCGTCGTGGTGCAGCCGGGCAACCGGGACTTGGTCCGCCGATTCCGCTCCGTCCACGAGCTGGCCTGGGGAAGCTCGGCCGAGATCGGCGATCTCCGGCTGGAGTCGGTGGAGGTGCGGCACTGGGGCGCCCGGATGATCACCGACCGCCACCGAGGCTACGGCGGGTACCTGGTGGAGAAGGCCGGGCGGCGCGTGGTCTTCGCGGGCGACACCGCGTACACCGATGCCTTCGCGCGGCTCCGCGAGCACGGCCCGGTGGATCTCGCCATCCTGCCGATCGGGGCGTACGACCCATGGATCTACAATCACGCCTCGCCGGAAGAGGCCTGGCGCATGGCGCGGATGCTCGGCGCCGAGTACGTCCTGCCGGTGCACCATTCGACGTTCCGATTGAGCCGGGAGCCGGTGGACGAGCCGCTGGAGCGGCTGCTGGCGGCGGCGGGGGAGGAGCGGTGGCGGGTGGTGGGGCGTGAGGTGGGGGCGACGTGGAGGATGCCGAGGGAGGAGTAG
- the dtd gene encoding D-aminoacyl-tRNA deacylase: MRVVLQRVSQASVTIDGRVAGAIGQGFCLLVGFTHGDTAAQVDWMAEKVAGLRLFSDAAGKMNLGLSDVGGGVLVISQFTLYGDAAKGRRPSFIDAAGPDLAEPLYQRFVAALRALGLDVATGEFGANMQVEIHNDGPVTLILDRTS, translated from the coding sequence ATGCGCGTAGTGCTCCAACGAGTCTCCCAAGCGTCCGTCACCATAGACGGACGGGTGGCCGGCGCCATTGGCCAGGGGTTCTGCCTGCTCGTCGGGTTCACTCACGGCGACACCGCCGCGCAGGTAGATTGGATGGCGGAGAAAGTGGCCGGACTCCGCCTCTTCTCCGACGCCGCCGGCAAGATGAATCTCGGCCTGTCCGACGTAGGTGGCGGGGTGCTGGTGATCTCCCAGTTCACCCTCTACGGCGATGCTGCCAAGGGGCGCCGCCCGTCGTTCATCGACGCCGCCGGTCCCGACCTCGCCGAGCCGCTGTATCAGCGCTTCGTGGCCGCGCTACGGGCCTTGGGCCTCGACGTCGCGACCGGTGAGTTCGGCGCCAACATGCAGGTGGAGATCCATAACGATGGCCCCGTCACCCTCATCCTGGACCGCACTTCATGA
- a CDS encoding nucleoside triphosphate pyrophosphatase, with protein MMSEPLTLASSSPRRRQLLEMLGMPVRVYVPNIAEVRRVVETPVDYVERLAREKALSVPGALVLGADTTVVVRDEVLEKPVDPADALRMLKKLQGRTHQVVTSVALVAAEALHQATDVTNVTFRRLSDQYLRAYIATGEPMDKAGAYGIQGYGAALVERIEGDFFSVMGLPIRLVLGLLEQAGHPYRFNGRAGTTEVIEAH; from the coding sequence ATGATGTCTGAGCCGCTCACCCTCGCCTCCTCCTCTCCCCGCCGCCGGCAGCTCCTGGAGATGCTGGGCATGCCCGTCCGGGTGTACGTCCCCAACATCGCCGAGGTGCGACGGGTGGTGGAGACGCCGGTGGACTACGTGGAGCGGCTGGCGAGGGAGAAAGCGCTGAGCGTGCCCGGCGCCCTGGTGCTGGGGGCCGACACCACAGTCGTGGTGCGGGACGAGGTCCTGGAGAAGCCCGTCGACCCCGCCGACGCGCTCCGGATGCTGAAGAAGCTGCAGGGCCGCACTCACCAGGTGGTGACCTCGGTGGCCCTGGTGGCCGCCGAGGCGCTGCATCAAGCCACCGACGTCACCAACGTCACCTTCCGCCGGCTGAGCGATCAGTACCTGAGAGCGTACATCGCGACCGGCGAGCCAATGGACAAGGCCGGTGCCTATGGCATCCAGGGATACGGCGCGGCACTGGTGGAGCGGATCGAAGGCGACTTCTTCAGCGTGATGGGCCTGCCGATCCGGCTGGTGCTGGGCCTGCTGGAGCAGGCCGGACACCCCTACCGCTTCAACGGCCGCGCCGGCACCACCGAGGTGATCGAGGCCCACTGA
- a CDS encoding adenylate/guanylate cyclase domain-containing protein produces MPPFRLVSVEGDQSFELPPGRSLVVGRGLGSDIPLHDPTISRRHAELTAGPEEVQVTDLGSSNGTCINGIRVTSGRLRPDDAITFGKMVFRLRSARSSGAARIAAEAPPPAGTIVRQLMVSGGGPPGLTSRDGPNAGSQLKVSATTGEARQAMKLSMLLEVSQKLSAELDLERLLRNIVDMTFEIMNVDRVTIALRNEQTGEVVPTISRSRHGDVQPQQVPRSIAEKVIEERIAVVSQNTGADARFKGKSIVMQSVRSAMCSPLMASPERVLGLLYVDNVTAPTTFTDEDLQFLVAFSGLAAVGIKNSRYAEQIRHESMVRSNFERYFAPNVAAEIAQQESATPLGGDRRPVTVLFSDVRGFTAMAESMDPDAIARLLSEYFSEMVEVIFEHGGTLDKFIGDAIMALWGAPIAHPGDPDRAIHAAVAMQQAIAELNRRWASQGRPEIRVGIGINHGDVFAGNIGSHRRLEYTVIGDPVNVAARLCALAGPGEILVSEAFLRVLHDQVDCEYLPDMGLRGKAQVVQVYRVRPDGVSAQWASITSVVPARPLKR; encoded by the coding sequence ATGCCTCCGTTCCGCCTCGTCAGCGTCGAGGGTGACCAGAGCTTCGAGCTCCCCCCGGGTCGGAGCCTGGTCGTCGGGCGCGGGCTGGGTAGTGACATTCCCCTCCACGATCCCACCATCTCCCGGCGCCACGCCGAGCTGACCGCCGGTCCCGAGGAGGTGCAGGTCACCGATCTCGGAAGCTCCAACGGCACCTGCATCAACGGCATCCGGGTGACCAGCGGCCGGCTCCGGCCGGACGACGCGATCACCTTCGGCAAGATGGTCTTTCGGCTCCGGTCGGCCCGGTCCTCGGGCGCCGCGCGGATCGCCGCGGAGGCGCCGCCGCCGGCCGGCACCATCGTGCGACAGCTGATGGTGAGCGGCGGCGGGCCGCCGGGCCTCACCAGTCGCGACGGCCCCAACGCCGGCAGCCAGCTCAAAGTCTCCGCCACCACCGGCGAGGCTCGACAGGCGATGAAGCTGTCGATGCTGCTGGAGGTCTCCCAGAAGCTGTCCGCCGAGCTCGACCTGGAGCGGCTGCTCCGCAACATCGTCGACATGACGTTCGAGATCATGAACGTCGACCGGGTCACCATTGCCCTCCGAAACGAGCAGACCGGCGAGGTGGTGCCCACCATTTCCCGCAGCCGTCATGGGGACGTCCAGCCCCAGCAGGTGCCGCGCTCCATCGCAGAGAAGGTGATCGAGGAGCGGATCGCCGTGGTATCCCAGAACACGGGGGCGGATGCCCGGTTCAAGGGCAAGTCGATCGTGATGCAGAGTGTGCGGAGTGCCATGTGCTCACCGCTCATGGCCTCGCCCGAGCGGGTGCTGGGGCTCCTGTACGTCGACAATGTCACCGCGCCCACCACCTTCACCGATGAGGACCTGCAGTTCCTGGTGGCGTTCAGCGGTCTTGCGGCGGTGGGGATCAAGAACAGCCGCTACGCCGAGCAGATCCGGCACGAGAGCATGGTGCGCTCCAACTTCGAGCGCTACTTCGCGCCTAACGTGGCGGCGGAGATCGCCCAGCAGGAGAGCGCCACGCCCCTCGGTGGCGACCGGCGGCCGGTGACGGTGCTCTTCAGCGACGTGCGCGGCTTCACCGCCATGGCGGAGTCGATGGATCCGGACGCGATCGCCCGGCTCCTGAGTGAGTACTTCAGCGAGATGGTCGAGGTGATCTTCGAGCACGGCGGCACGCTCGACAAGTTCATCGGCGACGCGATCATGGCGCTGTGGGGCGCGCCCATCGCCCATCCGGGCGATCCCGACCGCGCCATCCACGCCGCGGTGGCGATGCAGCAGGCCATCGCCGAGCTCAACCGGCGCTGGGCCAGCCAGGGACGCCCTGAGATCCGGGTCGGGATCGGGATCAACCACGGCGACGTCTTCGCCGGCAACATCGGCAGCCACCGCCGGCTGGAGTACACCGTGATCGGCGACCCGGTGAACGTGGCCGCGCGGCTCTGCGCGCTGGCCGGGCCGGGGGAGATTCTGGTCAGTGAGGCGTTCCTGCGGGTGCTGCACGATCAGGTGGACTGCGAATACCTGCCCGACATGGGGCTCAGGGGGAAGGCGCAGGTGGTGCAGGTCTACCGGGTGCGGCCGGACGGCGTCTCTGCTCAGTGGGCCTCGATCACCTCGGTGGTGCCGGCGCGGCCGTTGAAGCGGTAG
- the trpE gene encoding anthranilate synthase component I, with the protein MTASFARFAERARSGGGMVPVTREVVMDGDTPVTAFVKLHRGPYGFLLESLEGGERWARYTFLATDPREVFRYRGRECARWTSSTGWTVVDSDIDPLEHLGRLLRKHPPIVVPGLPRFTGGAVGYLGYDIVRTIEQLPDAPPDDRDLPDAIMMVADTLLVLDNLYNRATVIANVEVPPDAAEPEIERLYAAAESRIENWLGRLDAPAALPPLTLEPPPALPATTTAYDDEQFQEDVHRIKEYIAAGDTFQTVLSRRLELSAPDPFLTYRYLRALNPAPYLYFLHCDDIHIIGSSPEILVRVEEGEVTLRPIAGTRPRGAGPAEDVALAEELAADPKERAEHLMLVDLGRNDVGRVAEFGTVRLTAFMTIERYSHVMHLVSEVRGRLRPELDAVAALAACFPAGTVSGAPKVRAMQIIDELEPVRRGPYAGAVGYIGWGGRTLDTAIAIRTCIMSRGRAWIQAGAGIVADSDPFSEWRETEAKARAVLLALALAARQPG; encoded by the coding sequence GTGACCGCGAGCTTCGCCCGCTTCGCCGAGCGGGCGCGGTCGGGTGGGGGAATGGTGCCGGTGACCCGGGAAGTGGTGATGGACGGCGACACCCCGGTGACCGCCTTCGTCAAGCTGCACCGCGGGCCGTACGGCTTTCTGCTCGAATCGCTCGAAGGCGGCGAGCGCTGGGCCCGGTACACCTTTCTGGCCACCGATCCCCGCGAGGTGTTCCGCTACCGCGGCCGCGAGTGCGCCCGCTGGACCTCGAGCACGGGCTGGACGGTGGTCGACAGCGACATCGACCCGCTGGAGCATCTCGGACGGCTGCTGCGGAAGCACCCGCCGATCGTCGTGCCCGGTCTCCCCCGGTTCACCGGCGGCGCGGTGGGCTACCTCGGCTACGACATCGTCCGGACCATCGAGCAGCTCCCCGATGCGCCACCGGACGACCGCGACCTGCCGGACGCCATCATGATGGTGGCCGACACCCTGCTGGTGCTCGACAACCTCTACAATCGCGCGACGGTGATCGCCAACGTGGAGGTGCCTCCGGACGCGGCGGAACCGGAGATCGAGCGGCTCTACGCCGCCGCCGAATCGCGGATCGAGAACTGGCTCGGCCGGCTGGACGCGCCGGCCGCCCTCCCGCCGCTCACCCTGGAGCCGCCGCCTGCGTTGCCGGCCACGACCACCGCGTATGATGATGAACAGTTCCAGGAGGACGTGCACCGGATCAAGGAATACATCGCTGCGGGAGACACCTTCCAGACCGTGCTCTCCCGCCGCCTGGAGCTGAGCGCCCCCGACCCGTTCCTGACCTACCGCTATCTCCGTGCGCTCAACCCGGCGCCGTATCTCTACTTTCTCCACTGCGACGACATTCACATCATCGGGAGCTCGCCCGAGATCCTGGTCCGGGTGGAGGAGGGTGAGGTTACCCTTCGCCCCATCGCGGGCACCCGGCCCCGCGGGGCCGGCCCGGCAGAGGACGTGGCGCTCGCCGAGGAGCTGGCGGCCGATCCCAAGGAGCGGGCCGAGCACCTGATGCTGGTGGATCTGGGGCGAAACGACGTCGGCCGGGTGGCCGAATTCGGGACCGTCCGGCTCACGGCGTTCATGACGATCGAGCGCTACTCCCACGTGATGCACCTGGTGAGCGAGGTCCGCGGCCGGCTCCGTCCCGAGCTCGACGCGGTCGCGGCGCTCGCCGCGTGCTTCCCCGCCGGTACCGTCTCCGGCGCCCCCAAGGTGAGGGCGATGCAGATCATTGACGAGCTCGAGCCGGTGCGGCGAGGCCCCTACGCCGGAGCGGTGGGGTACATCGGCTGGGGTGGCCGGACCTTGGACACGGCGATCGCCATCCGTACCTGCATCATGAGCCGGGGACGCGCCTGGATCCAGGCGGGCGCCGGCATCGTGGCCGACTCCGATCCGTTCTCCGAATGGCGGGAGACCGAGGCCAAGGCGCGCGCGGTCCTGCTGGCCCTGGCGCTCGCGGCCAGGCAGCCGGGCTAG